In one window of Erythrolamprus reginae isolate rEryReg1 chromosome 1, rEryReg1.hap1, whole genome shotgun sequence DNA:
- the LOC139158192 gene encoding vomeronasal type-2 receptor 26-like: MSMLKEKEICLAFIETTKHNFSGITGSEFLHIFNTWSKGEVMILFGDSSAVANVQMAVFIYETCINASFLKVWIFTSSWKLNGLKPQYLLQSIKTFHGALHFRDHSREVSEFSYFLMSLDPLNPQGDFFLPLWWEKVFACEITKPGNMPPKGRKSCTGKENLQNLPSYVFETSMTGESYNIYNAIYAVAHALNARYGSRGQPATIRFGKKISNVQSWQLLPYLRNVQFNNNAGDEISFSGNGLGSARYDLLNWVLFPNLSFVPLKVGQIDPGAPKGQDFSINFDSIVWPRKKVPFGRCGIKRCQAGERRRIPEGEQVCCYQCDLCPEGTISNQTDTASCDPCPEEQYSNMGKDRCIAKKIHFLAYQDILGYTLVSLILSLSVITSAVLVIFLKHRDTPIVKANNRDLTYILLLSLLLCFLCSFLFIGQPGTHICLFRQTAFAILFSLAISSVLAKTVMVVLAFMATKPGNRARKLLRKQLTNSIVLTCPLIQAVLCATWLATSPPFPTFDFYSLIGEAIWECNEGSALMFYAVLAYLGFLALASFTVAFLARKLPDSFNEAKFITFSMLIFCSVWITFLPTYLSTKGKSMVAVEIFSILASGAGLLACIFSPKCFIILFRPNLNCRENIMRHKNL; the protein is encoded by the exons ATGTCAATGCTCAAGGAGAAGGAGATCTGTCTGGCCTTCATCGAAACAACGAAACACAATTTTTCTGGTATTACAGGGTCAGAATTTCTTCATATTTTTAACACTTGGTCTAAAGGTGAAGTGATGATTCTGTTTGGAGACTCCAGTGCTGTTGCAAATGTACAAATGGCTGTGTTTATTTATGAAACATGTATAAATGCATCATTTCTGAAAGTTTGGATCTTTACATCCAGTTGGAAACTGAATGGGCTGAAACCTCAATATTTATTGCAAAGTATAAAGACCTTCCATGGGGCTTTGCATTTTAGAGACCACTCCAGGGAAGTCTCAGAATTCAGTTATTTTCTCATGTCTTTAGACCCTTTGAACCCACAAGGGGATTTCTTTCTCCCGCTGTGGTGGGAAAAGGTCTTTGCTTGTGAAATCACCAAGCCAGGCAATATGCCTCCAAAGGGGAGAAAATCATGTACAGGAAAGGAGAATTTACAGAATCTGCCATCCTACGTGTTTGAAACAAGCATGACAGGTGAAAGTTACAATATCTACAATGCCATTTATGCTGTGGCACATGCATTAAATGCAAGATATGGATCCAGAGGGCAACCAGCAACAATAAGATTTGGAAAGAAAATATCAAATGTCCAGTCATGGCAG CTTCTTCCCTATTTGAGGAATGTCCAGTTCAACAACAATGCTGGAGATGAAATCTCTTTCTCGGGAAATGGACTGGGATCTGCACGTTATGATCTTCTCAACTGGGTTTTGTTCCCCAATTTATCTTTTGTCCCTCTAAAGGTTGGACAGATAGATCCAGGGGCTCCCAaaggccaagatttctccatcaATTTTGATTCAATTGTCTGGCCAAGAAAG AAGGTGCCTTTTGGCAGGTGTGGCATAAAGAggtgccaggcaggagagaggagaagaattCCTGAGGGTGAGCAAGTTTGCTGCTACCAATGTGACCTTTGTCCAGAAGGGACCATTTCTAATCAGACAG aTACAGCTTCCTGTGATCCCTGCCCAGAAGAGCAATATTCCAACATGGGCAAGGACCGTTGCATTGCCAAGAAGATCCACTTCCTTGCCTATCAAGACATCCTTGGATACACTTTAGTTTCTCTCATACTTTCTCTCTCTGTGATCACATCTGCAGTTCTGGTGATTTTCCTTAAACATCGCGACACACCGATTGTCAAGGCCAACAATCGTGATCTCACCTACATCCTGCTGTTGTCCCTCCtactctgcttcctctgctccttcctcttcattggtcaacctgGGACCCATATCTGTCTCTTCCGACAAACTGCCTTTGCCATTCTCTTTTCCCTTGCAATTtcctctgtgttagcaaaaactgtcatggtggttctggccttcatggcTACCAAACCAGGGAACAGGGCAAGGAAACTCTTAAGAAAACAACTGACCAACTCCATTGTCTTAACCTGTCCCCTTATTCAAGCAGTTCTTTGTGCCACCTGGCTGGCaacctctcccccatttcccacCTTTGATTTCTACTCCTTAATAGGAGAGGCCATCTGGGAATGTAATGAAGGCTCTGCTTTAATGTTTTATGCAGTCCTTGCCTACCTGGGGTTTTTGGCTCTGGCCAGTTTCACAGTGGCCTTTTTGGCTAGGAAATTGCCTGAcagcttcaatgaagccaagttcattacttttagcatgctaatcttttgcagtgtttggatcaccttcctccccacctacctgagcaccaaggggaaatccatggtggctgtggagatcttctccatcttggcctctgggGCTGGTCTCTTGGCTTGcatcttttcccccaaatgctTCATTATCCTATTTAGGCCCAATTTGAATTGTAGGGAAAACATAATGAGGCATAAGAATCTCTGA